In a genomic window of Gouania willdenowi chromosome 11, fGouWil2.1, whole genome shotgun sequence:
- the LOC114471959 gene encoding XK-related protein 8-like, with product MVFRYSRLDLFFTCLGLFLFLLDLVLDMKVAVGFYQEGSFWCLGILLLFLGGSSVLVQLYSWLFYSYDPPPTNRRSEVEQRVSPWLLKLLHVLQMGIYLRNAGVLVTSIKGCWNRNEDLKDLAVYLSYDLSILRIVETFSESAPQLVLMLTVILQQGVPDIMTVMKALVSAAAIAFSMTTYHRSLRSFLQNKNQQTPWSSLVYFSWNVLLVSARLAALTLFSSVLPCFIFTHFLCSWMMFFFFAWRLQTSFMDSASGEWLYRATVGLIWYFNWFNVVDGRTIYKSLAYHGFILVDISVLCGVWYWRMSSEPPHYVIPHLHIVITAASVVGFYIMGLLLKLVYYRWFHPTLSSDQLKGAVTEVVPDEVDSRAFSTEERSAPCNKRMRQLAQNFYT from the exons ATGGTATTCAGGTATTCCCGGCTCGATTTATTCTTCACATGCCTCGGCCTGTTCCTCTTCCTCTTAGACTTGGTTTTGGACATGAAGGTTGCTGTGGGCTTCTACCAGGAAGGGTCCTTCTGGTGCCTGGGAATCCTGCTGCTGTTCCTGGGTGGCTCCTCAGTGCTGGTTCAACTCTACAGCTGGCTGTTTTACAGCTACGATCCCCCACCCACCAACAGGAGGAGTGAGGTGGAGCAACGCGTCAGTCCCTGGCTACTCAAACTGCTGCATGTGTTGCAGATGGGAATCTACTTAAG AAATGCCGGAGTGTTGGTGACGTCCATAAAGGGCTGCTGGAACCGCAATGAGGACCTGAAGGACCTGGCCGTGTATCTGAGCTACGACCTCAGCATACTGCGCATCGTGGAAACCTTTTCAGAGAGTGCGCCTCAGCTCGTGCTCATGCTGACCGTCATCCTGCAGCAGGGGGTCCCGGACATTATGACAG tgaTGAAGGCCCTGGTCTCTGCCGCAGCCATCGCCTTCTCTATGACCACGTACCATCGCTCCCTGCGCTCCTTCCTGCAGAACAAGAACCAGCAGACCCCCTGGTCCTCACTGGTTTACTTCTCCTGGAACGTGCTGCTGGTCTCAGCTCGTCTGGCGGCTCTCACCCTCTTCTCCTCCGTGCTGCCGTGTTTCATCTTCACCCACTTCCTCTGCAGCTGGAtgatgttcttcttcttcgccTGGAGGCTTCAGACATCCTTCATGGACAGTGCGTCGGGGGAGTGGCTCTACCGGGCCACCGTGGGCCTCATCTGGTACTTCAACTGGTTCAACGTGGTGGATGGCCGCACCATTTACAAGAGCCTGGCGTATCACGGGTTCATACTGGTGGACATCTCGGTTCTGTGTGGTGTTTGGTACTGGAGGATGAGCTCGGAGCCTCCGCACTATGTGATCCCACACCTGCACATAGTCATCACGGCGGCCAGCGTCGTAGGGTTTTACATCATGGGACTTTTACTGAAGCTAGTCTACTACAGGTGGTTCCATCCTACCCTGAGCTCAGACCAGCTGAAGGGAGCGGTCACGGAAGTGGTTCCAGACGAAGTGGACTCTCGTGCGTTTAGCACAGAAGAGCGTTCTGCTCCCTGCAACAAGCGGATGAGGCAGCTGGCCCAGAATTTCTACACATGA
- the srsf4 gene encoding serine/arginine-rich splicing factor 4 isoform X2: protein MKTAFAIRPRPGGEDAMGLGRDVGSALLGGYGRWGRDRYGPPVRTDYRLIVENLSSRCSWQDLKDYMRQAGEVTYADTHKGRKNEGVIEFRLYSDMKRALEKLDGTEVNGRKIRLIEDRPGARSRRRSYSRSRSRSRSRSRSRRSRKSRSRSESSSRSRSRSRAASRSRSRSHSKKNKGKTKKEEEERSNGAQKSKDGSRSRSPKSKKIKKEGKKSKKDQSRSRSRSRSRSRSEIKDRATKSDSKDDELPKSDDEGGEPERGSRSRSRSQSPAEPQSRTRSKSKSHSPSPAPKARSQSRSASRSVSRSKSRSPSRSRSRSRS from the exons ATGAAGACCGCTTTTGCCATTAGGCCCAGGCCGGGCGGTGAGGATGCCATGGGGTTAGGAAGAGATGTGGGTTCGGCTCTTCTAG GTGGATATGGGCGCTGGGGGAGGGACAGGTACGGCCCACCGGTCAGGACTGACTATCGACTCATTGTTGAGAATCTTTCCAGTCGCTGCAGCTGGCAGGACTTAAAG GACTACATGAGGCAGGCGGGCGAGGTGACGTATGCCGACACCCACAAGGGTCGGAAGAACGAGGGCGTGATAGAGTTCAGGCTTTACTCGGACATGAAGCGAGCCCTGGAGAAGCTGGACGGCACCGAGGTGAACGGCAGGAAGATCCGGCTCATCGAGGACCGCCCGGGGGCTCGGAGCCGCCGCCGCTCATACTCACGCAGCCGCAGTCGCTCCAG GTCTCGCTCCAGGAGCCGTAGGTCCCGTAAGAGCCGCAGCCGCAGTGAGAGCAGCAGTCGCAGCCGCTCCCGTTCCAG GGCGGCGTCTCGCTCCCGCAGTCGGTCTCATAGTAAGAAGAATAAAGGCAAGACgaagaaagaggaggaggagcgcAGCAACGGGGCCCAGAAGAGCAAAGACGGCAGCAGGAGCCGCAGCCCCAAGAGCAAGAAGAtcaaaaaagaaggaaagaagagCAAGAAGGACCAGTCCAGGTCCCGCTCTCGGTCCAGGTCTCGCTCCCGATCAGAAATCAAAGATCGAGCCACGAAGTCCGACTCCAAGGACGACGAGTTGCCCAAGAGCGACGACGAGGGCGGAGAACCTGAACGAGGCTCTCGCTCAAGGTCCAGGTCCCAGTCTCCTGCAGAGCCCCAGTCCAGAACCAGGTCTAAATCAAAGTCTCACTCCCCCTCCCCCGCTCCAAAGGCTCGCTCCCAGTCTCGCTCGGCCTCTCGCTCAGTTTCTCGCTCTAAATCTCGCTCCCCATCTCGTTCTCGCTCCCGTTCCCGCTCCTAG
- the srsf4 gene encoding serine/arginine-rich splicing factor 4 isoform X1, with protein sequence MSSRVYIGRLSYRAREKDVERFFKGYGKILEVDLKNGYGFVEFDDPRDADDAVYDLNGKELCGERVIVEHTKGPRRDGGYGGGGGGGGGGGGGGGGAGGRSGYGRWGRDRYGPPVRTDYRLIVENLSSRCSWQDLKDYMRQAGEVTYADTHKGRKNEGVIEFRLYSDMKRALEKLDGTEVNGRKIRLIEDRPGARSRRRSYSRSRSRSRSRSRSRRSRKSRSRSESSSRSRSRSRAASRSRSRSHSKKNKGKTKKEEEERSNGAQKSKDGSRSRSPKSKKIKKEGKKSKKDQSRSRSRSRSRSRSEIKDRATKSDSKDDELPKSDDEGGEPERGSRSRSRSQSPAEPQSRTRSKSKSHSPSPAPKARSQSRSASRSVSRSKSRSPSRSRSRSRS encoded by the exons ATGTCGTCGCGGGTTTACATCGGCAGGCTGAGCTACAGAGCTCGGGAGAAGGACGTGGAGCGCTTCTTCAAAGGCTACGGGAAGATTCTGGAAGTGGACCTGAAAAACGG GTATGGGTTTGTTGAATTCGATGACCCTCGCGACGCAGACGATGCCGTGTACGACCTGAACGGCAAAGAGCTGTGTGGAGAGAGGGTCATCGTGGAGCACACCAAGGGTCCTCGCAGGGATGGAGGCTAtggtggtggaggtggaggaggaggaggaggagggggaggtggTGGTGGCGCCGGCGGAAGGA GTGGATATGGGCGCTGGGGGAGGGACAGGTACGGCCCACCGGTCAGGACTGACTATCGACTCATTGTTGAGAATCTTTCCAGTCGCTGCAGCTGGCAGGACTTAAAG GACTACATGAGGCAGGCGGGCGAGGTGACGTATGCCGACACCCACAAGGGTCGGAAGAACGAGGGCGTGATAGAGTTCAGGCTTTACTCGGACATGAAGCGAGCCCTGGAGAAGCTGGACGGCACCGAGGTGAACGGCAGGAAGATCCGGCTCATCGAGGACCGCCCGGGGGCTCGGAGCCGCCGCCGCTCATACTCACGCAGCCGCAGTCGCTCCAG GTCTCGCTCCAGGAGCCGTAGGTCCCGTAAGAGCCGCAGCCGCAGTGAGAGCAGCAGTCGCAGCCGCTCCCGTTCCAG GGCGGCGTCTCGCTCCCGCAGTCGGTCTCATAGTAAGAAGAATAAAGGCAAGACgaagaaagaggaggaggagcgcAGCAACGGGGCCCAGAAGAGCAAAGACGGCAGCAGGAGCCGCAGCCCCAAGAGCAAGAAGAtcaaaaaagaaggaaagaagagCAAGAAGGACCAGTCCAGGTCCCGCTCTCGGTCCAGGTCTCGCTCCCGATCAGAAATCAAAGATCGAGCCACGAAGTCCGACTCCAAGGACGACGAGTTGCCCAAGAGCGACGACGAGGGCGGAGAACCTGAACGAGGCTCTCGCTCAAGGTCCAGGTCCCAGTCTCCTGCAGAGCCCCAGTCCAGAACCAGGTCTAAATCAAAGTCTCACTCCCCCTCCCCCGCTCCAAAGGCTCGCTCCCAGTCTCGCTCGGCCTCTCGCTCAGTTTCTCGCTCTAAATCTCGCTCCCCATCTCGTTCTCGCTCCCGTTCCCGCTCCTAG
- the xkr8.3 gene encoding XK-related protein 8.3: MEGDASTRYSWVDLAFSVIGVCTFLVDWGSDVWVATEFYSRGDYIWFGLLVGVMVLSSVVVQMFSWFWFKYDRQLPGFSQAQSGAQMVLCGDKVRIFCLLHVLQLGFLCRHISAIFQGFKVWWRKQEGSDYAIYLTHDLSMLRLIETFCESAPQLTLMIYVMLCTNKARTVQFVSIAASTTSIAWMVVDYHRSLRSFLPDKAQQGWGSSLIYFLWNLLLIAPRVAALALFSSVLPGYISAHFLLLWLVFVLWVWRQNTDFMDSACGEVLYRATVALIWYFSWFNVAEGRTRGRSLIYHTFMTVDGGVLLGTWWCYRDPVRTEPYGLALIIALPLTYLLGLLFKALYYCCFHPKLWRPPVRDPGLPDDLPDAEVSFKNVSAQDDTPSSHTLNRRMATHAANFYTERKFGNDQDTNRESPL, encoded by the exons ATGGAGGGCGACGCTTCCACCAGATACTCGTGGGTCGACCTGGCTTTCTCCGTCATCGGGGTCTGCACCTTCCTGGTGGACTGGGGCTCCGACGTGTGGGTGGCCACAGAGTTCTACAGCCGGGGGGACTACATCTGGTTCGGGTTGCTGGTCGGCGTCATGGTGCTGTCTTCGGTCGTGGTCCAGATGTTCAGCTGGTTCTGGTTCAAGTACGACCGGCAGCTGCCGGGCTTTAGCCAGGCTCAGAGCGGGGCCCAGATGGTGCTGTGCGGGGACAAAGTGCGGATCTTCTGCCTATTGCATGTTCTCCAGCTGGGCTTCCTCTGCAG GCACATCTCTGCCATCTTTCAGGGATTCAAAGTGTGGTGGCGTAAACAGGAGGGCTCGGACTACGCCATCTACCTGACCCATGACCTCAGCATGCTCCGCCTCATCGAGACCTTCTGCGAGAGCGCCCCCCAGCTCACCCTCATGATCTACGTCATGCTGTGCACCAACAAGGCCCGCACCGTTCAGT TCGTGAGCATCGCCGCGTCCACCACCTCCATCGCCTGGATGGTGGTGGACTACCACCGCTCGCTGCGCTCCTTCCTGCCCGACAAAGCACAGCAGGGCTGGGGCTCCTCGTTGATCTACTTCCTGTGGAACCTGCTGCTGATTGCCCCACGGGTGGCGGCGCTCGCCCTCTTCTCCTCCGTGTTGCCGGGTTACATCTCCGCCCACTTCCTGCTGCTGTGGCTGGTGTTCGTGCTGTGGGTTTGGAGGCAGAACACGGACTTCATGGACAGCGCGTGTGGCGAGGTGCTGTACCGCGCCACCGTGGCGCTCATTTGgtacttcagctggttcaatgTGGCCGAGGGCCGGACACGGGGGCGGAGCCTGATCTACCACACCTTCATGACGGTGGACGGGGGCGTCCTGCTGGGGACGTGGTGGTGCTACAGAGACCCTGTCCGCACAGAGCCATACGGCTTAGCGCTGATCATTGCCCTCCCCCTCACCTACCTCCTGGGCCTCCTCTTTAAAGCCCTCTACTACTGCTGCTTTCACCCCAAGCTGTGGAGGCCCCCGGTCAGGGACCCCGGGCTGCCCGACGACCTGCCCGACGCAGAAGTGTCTTTCAAAAACGTGTCTGCGCAGGACGACACCCCGTCCTCTCACACGCTGAACAGACGGATGGCCACCCACGCCGCCAACTTTTACACAGAGAGGAAGTTCGGAAATGACCAGGACACAAACAGAGAGTCCCCACTATGA